The region TTAAAGTAGTAAAGAAGTAAATATCCTTACAAATCTGATAGTGATTTAACATTCCCTGCTTCATGGACTGAGGCCCAGTCTGTGTAACTCAACATCTGGCTCATGTTTTCTCTGTGCCTTTCCTATTCTTCTATTTCAAGGGGAAAGTGAAGACTAGGAGAGAGATGATTACAGGTGAATTTAACAAACTGCACACACTgctgagagaggaggagcagctgcttcttaggagcctggaggaggaggagagggagactcTGCAGAGACTACAGGAAAATGTAACCAAATTCTCCCAGCAAAGctcctctctgcagcagctgatCACAGAGATCGAGGAGAAATGTCAGCAACCAGTTGTGGAGCTGCTAAAGGTGACACGGCATCAAAATTCTCCACCCATccagaattagaactcagatCCCTGGGTCTGGATTCCAAGAATTGGAGTAAATGTGTTCTGTGGTTTACTGACAAACAGAACATCTGGCTAAGGGCTCCATCAGTTCCAAAATATCGCAGTTCATGTTAGAGGGGAATTCTCCTCATGGAGCCCCAGTGAGGCCATGGGAGATTAAATACATGATACAAGAATGATACTGAGCTAAACCCATCCCTGCTCTGACTCCAGAACATTGGACCCAACACAGCTGATGAACACAGATACTGATGGGTTGGGCCCCTAGAAGGGAGAATCCTTTATCTAAATTCCTGTCTCATCTACATAAATGAAACAAGTGTTAATGCAAAATGGTGTATGAGATTTTACCACAAAGCAGTGAAGCCTGGGAGGGTTGATCTATTTTCTAGATGAAAGTTTGATGCCCAGATTGAAACTCACACAGTTTGATGCACATTGTGTTAATCCAGAACATTgattctctttttcctttcaggaTGTGAAAAGCAcattgagcaggtgtgtttcctaTGTTCATTGCTCTTATATTCTTTGTGGTGGTTCTGGGATGATGTGTGTACAGAGCAGCAGTGATGATGGGATGTTTCCTTCATAGGAGTGAGAATGTGAAACTCCAGGAAGCAGAAGCTGTTTCTACTGACCTCAAGAACGTCTATAAAATTTCCCTTGACATGAGGGAAGCGCTGAAGAGATTCGGAGGTGAGTGGATTCTACTGGGACGTTAAGCTGTGTTGTGCCTGGGGCTCTGGACAGAGCCTGGGACCCCAGGACACACTTGCACCCAGCTGACAGGCTTAGAGCTGTGATAGCTGGAAGCTGATGCGCTGAGTACTGGGCAGTTTGCCTGCTACTTACGGCCACCTGCTGGTACTTGCCCAGGTGTCTGACCAGGCCCCGTCACTCTGACATCCTGACCCCTCCATGGCTGAGTTACTGGGTGTAACTTTTTGATCAAGCCTCCTTACTGGTTTGCACCCCGGGAGCCTGCTGTcaaagagctggacacaggaCGAGGGCTCCAGTTGGGCCAGCAGCTGGGTCCATGGCCTGGGAGTGGAACCGTGCAttgtggctggagctggggctcagCTGGGGGTGGAACCAGGTTTGGGTCTGGGGCGCACTGGTTCTCAGCCTGGAGCAGGGCGGATGGGTGTGCCGAAGTCGAGGTCAGAGATGCAGCTGGGGTCTATGGTCCCTCGTCTGCTCTGAGCACAGCCCAGTGTGAGGTTGGGTCAGTGGTTTGCTGCTCAGTGAGTGAGACTCACTCACAAGGAGTGACCCTGTCACAACggagctgagctgccccatgAAACCCCTCCCAGCCCAGCGGAGACCGGGGGCAACGGCAGAAACCTGACAGCGAGGAGGACAGAGAAGAAActaaggcagaggagaggagggtgggAAGGTTCAGTGAGCTCGGTCTGTGATTGTTGAACTGGCTCATTTTCCTACCCCCCCCCCTCCGCCActcctctcttcccacccacccccagcagggggcagtggaagGGGCCAAGCTGGGTGTGTCTGTCCCAGCTGATGGAGGCTGCGCAGTCGGTGCCAGCTGCAGGGCCAGGATCTcagggctctggggagcaggaACCCAGGCTGTGGGGAAGCAGCTTCCTCTCTGTGATGAGGCTggagccagcacatccctgcttccctccccagttcactgctcccagcccagcacaGTCTGTGCCCACTGGGCCCTGAAcacggctgggctctgggctgttcCACACCCTGGCCCCTGAGCCTGTCGGGATCCTGAGCCAGTCAGCTCAGTGCCTCGTTCTAGGGGATCACCAGCCCCTGGGGAGCCTCCTGTCAGCCCCCCAGAAGCCCCTTCCTGGGCAGAGTCCCAGGCCCTGAGTCACTcgctggctgctccaggctggcCAGGCCAGGGTCTCCAGCAGGGCTGTTGGTGCTGGCACCGCGCTCActgccagagctcccagcccctgaCCCAGCCGGCCTGTTGTCCCAGCGCTGACCCCTCCCTGCGGGTCGGGACGCTGCTGCTCTCAATGGCTGAGCCCTCTCTCTgccgctgcctctgctgctgcactCGCAGGCTCAGCCCGTGCCAGGGCCAATGCGGCgctgctggggctgctcctcCCCTGGGCACCTGGGTTCTCTGTGTCTGGGGCAAATGGGGTGAGTGGGCAGGACCTGCTCAGAGACACATGCCCTGAGCTGCACCCAGAGGGCAGAgaccagccagggctgggcagcaaagAGCCACCGTGCTGGGATTAACCCTTTTCTTCCCCACACCCAGCAGCCCTGGCCGGTCAGTGCCACTCGACTGCCTGCACTCTGACCCCAGGGACCTTCCCGGATCGGCAGCTCAGGGGAGTCTTTGGTAAATGTGTGGCAGAGTAaccagggctccctgcacccCAGGGTCCCCGTGTGTGCAATGGGGAAGGCCCTGCGCTGTCATGCAGCCTTGGGGGCTGGGCAGTGAGTGTTATTGCTGATACCAGCTGAGCCATGGCTGAAGGGTATCTTGGCAAGCATCTTGCCTCAGTTTATCCTCTTCAGCGCTCCTTAAAACCCAATTACTCCTCACAGTCCAAAAGATCTGAGAGAAAAAGTCCCCTCCTGGGGTCCACTCTGAGTCCAAGTAAACCCCGAAAGGATCTTTTCCTCACTCTGCTCCAGCCCAACTCTCACTCCAGCTCCTCACTGTCCTCAAGTCAGGAGCCCTCggtccttcccagagctgggcttGGATTAGTTTCCATGGTGGAATCAGATGACTCCagccctccctcctggagctgggtcaTTTCAGACTGTGCCTCTATTCTCTGCATCCACTTTCTCCAGCCGGGGGCAGCTCTCCAGGTTCtgtcctgctccagctgctgctgtcatTGTCATCTCTGGCAGCCCTCCCCTTTTTAGGGGAGCTCCTCTGcctaggacagtggtccccaacatttgTTTGATCAAGCCCTCCCTTACCTGGTTTGCACCCCCCCCTGGGGAGCTGCTGTCACAGAGCTTCCAGGACCAGGAACGGGGCTCCCCTgttggggccagcagctgggtcCATGGCTGGGAGTGGACCTGCAGTTGTGGCTGGGTAGCTGGGGGCTTCAGCTGGGGTGGAACCATGTTTGGGTCTGGGGCTGCATCTGGGTTCTCAGCCTGGAGCAGGGCGGGAGTGGGTGGCCGAAGTCGAGGTCAGAGATGCAGCTGGGGCTTTGAGGGTGGGGCCGGAGtggagctggggacagagcagggttGGGTAACATTCCCTTCCCGCCACAAATGGGGGTATAAAACCCAATTCGTATCCCCAGCACCGAACTCACTGACACTGCCCCAAGGGTCCTCTCCTACTGAGGTTGTGGGGTGAGTAAGGGGCAGTGGAAGAGGGGGGCCAGGAGGCCATGTCCCTATCATTTTGACCAATGGGACGGCTattccctcccactttttaccagctgtaaggGTGAacgacgggggggagggggctgagaggagagacTAAGGGGTCAGGGTGTTGAGGAAGAGATAGTGTGAAGGCAGGGGCTCAGAAAGAAGGGGCAGTGTGAGAGCGAGGGTTCAGGGGTGCGGGGACAGGAGCTCAGGGACAAGGGCTGGCATGAGTGGATGACCCCTctacttttagggagcttccatcGCTCCTGGGGAGAGCACCATCCCAGATCCTGATCCACGGGCACATCTGTGTATTTGCCGGGTGTACGGAGCTCTCTGTGTGGAGACACTTTCATGCTCACTCAGGAACCTGTGCTGGGAggccccactgcccaggaggctgagAGCTCTCACTCTCCTGCCCTGGGTGTTAAGGGAggggccctggggctgctgttccccatcccaggaagggggtgaaggggacatggacacagacaatGTCCCCTCTTGCACTGTGAGGGCAGACCTGGCTCcaccctgggcttcagagcctgagctccaaccAGAAACTGAAAATCTTTGCGGCTATTTTTAATTCCAAAGAGGGAGCCCCATAAGCCTGAATCTGTCCACCCCGTTCCAAGACTCGCTGCTACAGGCTGTGTAGAAGGACCCAAAGTGTCTCCAGAGTCTGAGTGTGAAAGTTCCCAGCGTGTCTGTCCCAGGGCTGGTTAATGAGAGCGAGGGGGGTGGCTGGCGCAGTTGGTAGATGGAGACACCTGAGCCCCTGGGGTTCTGAGATGGTCTCTGTGCCCGTTATCCGTTCTGGGAGATGCCCAGGTGCAGCTGCAGAAGGTCTGTGCCGCTAGCAGCATCCATGGGACAAATGTCTCTGGGCAGAGAGTTCAGGCTGGAGCCGAGTCTCCATTTTCAGCCTGATTTCTGGGGCTGAGATTAGGGGCCCTGGGGGCATTTGTCTGCAAAGGGCAAATTAACCAGCAGCTCTGGAGTGTTTCCTAGCTGATGTCCTGAGCCTGGCCTGCCTATAACTGCGTTTCTGGGGATGTTGACAGTCTCTCATTGCAAGTCACTGGGATTGGGGCTCCTACGTTGCTCAAACAGGTTTGCAgtggagctgggtgaaatgttttgGACAAATCGTTTATTTGCTGCAAAATTATATTTNNNNNNNNNNNNNNNNNNNNNNNNNAGGAATGTATGAAGAGAGAATCAGAGACAGATTTATGGTAGAGATCATAGGAGGTTATGTCATATCCACAGAGTTTGCGAGTTGAAGACACGCACGAGAGCATAGAGATGCCTCACTTTGACTGGGGGCGGAAAGATATATATTCTGATAGATAGTATGGAAAGAGGAAGACGGAGCCAAGATGAGGGAAGAGTTTACTACACGACAAAAGAGCCGCAACAGAACAAGAAGGGTCATCGACGGGCATCTACCACAAATATGGCAGGTGAAAAGCATAAAGCGCCAGGGGACAATAATTTGGAGAGCGTTTATAAAGACAGACGGTAAAGGACTATGGAGAAGCTGCGCGTGAGTATAGTGATTGAAATAGCTAAATCCGCACATAGGGGCCAGGCATATTGTACACCACTTGGCAGAGGAGATACTACACACCATCGTGCTGAAGTCCGCATAAAATGCTTATGACAAGGTTGTCTTGGGACATAGATGCCGTCCCAGTGTATGGTACGTCCTGGCAGTTCTCTTCAGTGTATTCTGCAACAACATTTTCCTTAAACACCGAGCAATGCCTGTTTTTCCATTTCACTCTCAAAAGATATTTATTTCAACACACATCAAGAATATTACTACCCTGATATATCACTAAATCTTTTCCCCATAAGTCCAAGGTTGTCACAGTACAGGGGATTGGCAACTCACCCCTTATTCCCCCTTCTTTGGTCCAGCAAGGCAACCCCACACTCTAGGGCTTCAATGCTCTTCCAGCGCCCCTGCCTGTCTTTGGCATGAGAAAGACCAAGGCTCTCTCCCTTTCCTGCACGGGCTATTCCCCATGACTGAACAGTTCACCAATGTTTTCAAACGTGTTTTTTCCAAAGCAAGAACAGTCCCGCCGTATAGCACCCTCACTGTATTTCCTCTCCTCAGAGAGGGTTAACAGTGCCCCAATTAGCTATAGCTCACGTTAACACACAGCAACTTTCATAAGCAGAGCATATTGGAGTATCTTAAGGTAAAAGCAGAATACagagaaaaacatgaaaaataaaaaacaagaaaaaacctCAACATGCATCAAGAAGCTTCAACAGAAATCACCACCCCTCACAACATGGGCTCTGGTCACGCGAGCACGTCTTTCAAACCCTTCAACCAGGGTGTTAAATTGGATTAAGTTAATCACACTAACTTTTCTCAGAAAAGAACACTCAATAAAGTTTAGTTCCCAACCCAGTCTATACAGTTTTGGAAAGGTCTTTGACTATCCCATGTAAAAAGTTATCAGCAACAAATAAGTCCAAATTCCACCTCTCACCTACTCCAGGCAATGCTCTACAAAGGTTAAGTAAACATAAGAGGGGTCTTGccagtctctcttctccccagtACTCTGCCAGGAAAATTTCACTTTAGATGCATTGTCCCAAGAGAGTCAGTCATGTCTGCTACACTCTCCGTCAAAACAGTCCTTTGAAATACGCCAATATTTTCCATCCATTGCATTGAGATTCCTCGTCTATCCTCATAAATAAATTCCACACAATCCACTACATCATGAATTCTTAATACAGTGGGctcctaaatattttaaaacttaatcCAATAAGATTCATCTGAGCATATTGCAGAAATTGCCACCTATTTACACGAAACTCTGTTTTCAAATCTTAGTATTCGTTTTATGGAAAGCTCTCCACCCATGACGgcgaaaaaacaaaaaacacaacataaATCACACACCAATCCTGTGCACATTTCAAGTATATTTCTAGGAACACTGATTATGCAACACAATACGAGCTCTCCAGCCTGGCAAATCCTGTTCGCAACACAAGATGTGAATTTAGAGCACACAAGTATCCTCACCCTTTTAGTTAGTGGGACACACTCACATATTAAAACTTACAACATGCTTACCATGTGCGTTAAGCTTTGCTGGCATCCGGCGGCCTGGGCCTTACACATCCCTATCTCTTACCACCAACACATCCTCAATTTCATTAATATCTTCTTCTCATTAACGCATGCCGTTATACTTATACAGATGATGTATTATACATAGAGGAGAAACCGTGTGAAATAACCTTCTTATTGGCACAACCAAACTTCTCTCGGTGGAACCTGCCACAGCACCGCGCCCTAAGAACCGGCCCACAATcaaacgatattacctcacccgtcTGTCTTCTCCTAATACCTCCTGGAACAAACACGCGCACATCAGCTACATGAGTTTTGTCTGATGAATAAACTCCAAAAATTGTTTAGCGTCCAGGAGCAATCCCCTGGGAGGGGCCTTAAAGGGAAGATGATAAACTGCCTTGACCAGTTAGTTCTATTTAATGACACTAAACTAGAAGCAGCTATTTTCTAATTTACCTCTCACCCTtcaaaatatttgtaatccaaACCGTAGTCACCCTCTGAGCATGTAAAATCATCGACTCACTCCTAACAACAAACTTGGCAGAAAGGATGAGGCCGgatcttataaaaaaaaaacaaacgaaacCACAAAGTTACTGAAAGCAGCAAACGAAAAGCGCCCGGCTATTCAGCTAATCATTTTGAAAGTTGCTTGGACTAGTAACCCGCTGCAGATCATTGGCCATATCCGCAAGAATGGCTGTGAGAGATTCGAAAAGAAATGAACAATACAATTCTTAGACCATATCCCTGCGGATCAGCCTGGCGGTCTGTAGCAAATATACTCTGCTGACCCAGATACTTTAGCACAAACATAAACAATCTCAGAAAAACCAGAAATGATCTGAATGCtaagttttttttctcattaaGAAAACACAGTTTAGCTGATAAGGTATGGCTTCTGAACAGCCAACAAGACCCAAACCTGCATAAAAAAGTGCTATAGTTTCTGGCAAAGTGTGAAGACTGCTTTCCGCATGCATATTGAACAACTGCTATACTTACATGCAGCAATCAGAGAAAAGTCTTCAGTTGAGTGTAGTTTAGCCCAAGACAAGAAACTCTGGCATGTCACTAATTTGTAAAGCAACTGCAGCAGACTGAACGTATTTGAACTCATCCTCCAGCTTCACCGATAAGACCCAAGATGAACACATCCCGATTGCCAGCCAACGAAAAGAACAGTCATGTACCAAAACCCTCAAAAAAGGGCCAGTTCCATGCTACCGACAAAACAACCTTTGTCTCCTTCTGCCAATTATCACCCACTGGGAAAATACTTCCTGATCACAGAACAGGCCACTTGGAGAACCTGCCAGTAACCTAAAAACCTCAGCTCCATCCAATGACCTTAccgggagggggaaggagtgagttACCAAAGGAACACAAATGCTGCCCCCAGATAACAAGAAGAAGGTTCTTAATGAGGAGCGGCATGGGCATGGCAGGGGAAATGCAGGTTCCATCAAACATCGCAACTGCTCCTCTGCTGCACCTCGCCGAGTAACTGAAAGGAGAGCACCATGGAAGCAAGAAGGCCAGACCTAGTATTGTAACGCCTTTTACAACCACCCTAATTTATATCGGGCTGTTTACACCACCAATTACGCCACCATGCAGCGTCATACCCACCTCGCCGAGAAGACCAGGCGGGTGGATGAAGAAATCTAAAAAGCCcgtatttgtttttgaaaatttagcaagAAACGATCTACAGATTATTTGCACATCCTAGAGAAGTTGTGGCTCCACCTGTCTGCATTTAGCCTTGCAGATAGAGCAGGTCCACAACCACACTGCAAGGATACCATACTCCGGATAATCCGGGTGATGTGTCGAACCGGCAGTGAGCGCTCCTGCAAGCGTCAGGCACGAAGGGGCAAGTGAGATTCGAACTGTGCGAACGATATGAAGAAAGGAAATGAATTGAACACGAAAGCCGTGGCAGTCAGTTGACCCATGGAACTTACATGAGAAGTTGCACAGCGCTTTCAACAGGTAGAAGAAAGGCCACCGAAAAAGTTTCTCGGTCAACGCCAGCCTAATATATCTTAGTCCTGTTAAAAACTGAACGTCTaatgtttcaaaattaatttaGGTTTTGGCAGACTGGTTTCCCTTTCTGTATCTACTTATTCAATCGACATCATGCACTTCAAATGTTCACGCACCGGCAGGAAAACACAGAGGGCTACAGTACTGGGAGGTCCTTTCGCAATGAAAGCGGGGTTTTCGTCCAGAGTAAAGGTCCACCAAAGAGCAGGGAAAGAAAACTGTCCTGGGTTATGGTGGCTCGCACACGGCACCGCTCATCCCTCAGAAACTAGACAGGCCACAACAGTCCcccgcccacccaccccccccaTTGGGGGCCAAATCCTGGCATGGGCCTCTTGGGGCGGATTACCAGTGGAAATTCGGGGGATATGCAAGACCCTAATAGACTTCTAAATGAAGGCAAAGGGCAGTGGACAGGGAGAGGGATTCCACCCACATACTGCGCCCTCCCATCCGAAGAAACTGCACCAGGAACCAGTCCCGTCGCCAACCCTCACACGGCTTCTGACTAGCTAACGTTGGCCCCACCAGCACCCAAAAAAGCAGTGCACCAGGAAACCCGCAAACCTATAGAGTACCGCCTGGGAAGAAACGCTATGCTGGGCCGTACCCTCTCGGCTACGTGGGGTGACAGATCAATAATTAAAGGCCACTGAAGCAGGGGCTGGGACTCCCGGCGGTGGGGCCGCAAGGCTGCAGAAGTCGTTCCCACCCCATGCCCGCCCAGTTGCCGTGAGCAGATGTTTAGACCACAAGGGGCCTCATCAGACACATTGACCAGAAGTCCAAAAGCCTCATGGCCATCAACAGGGGGATGAACTTGGGCCCCAGCGAAAGGCCCAGACCCTGCTACAAGGCTAACAAAAGGGGAAAGCAGCACCTTTTTCCTCTAATTGAAAACTAAAGTCAGCGACACTCGACATGGACTTCACAAATAGGTCTGGTTGACCCATATATCCTCTgggccccacccctcccttcatcctccctctgcccccctggtGCCCACATCTCCCTGCACACGCCTCTGCCCCCCTAGGGCCTGCCCTTCtccacacccctctctctgcccccttctgctcacctgctccctcaccccccattCTGCCTGTTTGGCACCAATGCCTGTTCATTCGCTCCCCCCCATGGTTccacctcccccactcctcaTCATCTCACCCCCTGGCAGCTCACCTGGCCCttgatttcc is a window of Chelonoidis abingdonii isolate Lonesome George unplaced genomic scaffold, CheloAbing_2.0 scaffold0017, whole genome shotgun sequence DNA encoding:
- the LOC116833638 gene encoding E3 ubiquitin-protein ligase TRIM11-like translates to MITGEFNKLHTLLREEEQLLLRSLEEEERETLQRLQENVTKFSQQSSSLQQLITEIEEKCQQPVVELLKDVKSTLSRSENVKLQEAEAVSTDLKNVYKISLDMREALKRFGGSFHRSWGEHHPRS